The following proteins come from a genomic window of Dreissena polymorpha isolate Duluth1 chromosome 1, UMN_Dpol_1.0, whole genome shotgun sequence:
- the LOC127839203 gene encoding centromere/kinetochore protein zw10 homolog, whose amino-acid sequence MASFVAEVLTTTGQLETQEASSKIQQLNKKIDGLKLQVYDVTVNKYTNIQSKLNSTEQLVSDVQATKQEMNEVSDRIEKQIKSQLHMSTVEFETLTGNLEDITCLLVVLEKLVNLQNGLEAMETSIQAHDYSRAADTLDRVRSLLAQKVFGHEDELSILSTIQQECSIKKERLNMELNDKWKELIVWDVPSEKVKNETGSKVVRLKINTASENGDLLRRTVLGMSKMKILESKVRDFGEKLFQHMIQLVTVRSKCEVSGSETETGVILSVEVLDSDEADVVPVVPHQVFLSLEKLLSFLNQHFLHIIVTEGSSENEVPETLMSILGGFIADKSLEQVVKQCLVRAIPSSHKDLQELDNIVLLTNEFHKKLMELHFINKDNTILQDFVQNVNTLFANKKCQEILERAHKLVTTEVHNTITVSQDRPLGKLPPLWEGKDGSGGKKARRDEVTSAQAPLSVNTFRLPTCQISASIQELVTLAYETLQEASVSSAQCAIQLFCAVRGMFELYCSVFPIYHRRSLQTLPQFSALHYTNSMYIAHHLMTLGHQFSRKLPSTINSTFVDLVPKIRRAGSDSFVQQLKKQKSQMSEYLSAANGFMSVSEPGTQAASERAVKQVLHQLQHLHNIWQTVLPPTNYRKAIGGLLNGVVVEITDSVVALEDVSSTDAAHISSLITSIVVRADQLFTIDGETSNISVAVEIHRNVSKWQRLKELDMVLNASLTDIANRWAEGKGPLGVAFSANELKQLIRALFQNTERRAALLAKIK is encoded by the exons ATGGCCTCGTTTGTAGCCGAAGTATTAACTACGACAG GTCAGCTAGAGACTCAAGAAGCCTCATCGAAGATTCAGCAACTAAACAAGAAAATAGACGGCCTGAAGCTGCAGGTGTACGATGTCACCGTGAACAAGTACACCAACATTCAGTCCAAGCTGAACTCCACAGAGCAGCTGGTCAGTGATGTCCAGGCAACCAAGCAGGAGATGAATGAAGTCAGTGACCGGAtagagaaacag ATCAAAAGTCAGCTGCACATGTCCACGGTGGAGTTTGAGACTCTGACAGGCAACCTGGAGGACATCACCTGCCTACTGGTGGTACTTGAGAAGCTGGTCAACCTGCAG AATGGCCTAGAAGCGATGGAGACGTCCATTCAGGCTCACGACTACAGTCGGGCAGCGGACACTCTTGACCGCGTGCGGTCACTGCTGGCACAGAAAGTGTTTGGCCACGAAGATGAGCTGAGCATTCTGTCCACAATACAACAG GAGTGCTCCATCAAGAAGGAGAGACTTAACATGGAGCTGAACGATAAATGGAAGGAACTCATCGTGTGGGACGTACCATCGGAAAAAGTGAAAAACGAGACCGGGTCGAAGGTCGTGAGGTTAAAGATTAATACTGCGAGTGAGAATGGGGATTTACTGAGGAGGACTGTACTTGGAATGAGTAAGATGAAGATTCTTGAGTCTAAGGTGAGAGATTTCGGGGAGAAGTTGTTTCAGCACATGATTCAGCTGGTGACTGTTAGATCGAAATGTGAGGTGTCAGGCTCTGAGACAGAGACGGGTGTGATACTCAGTGTGGAAGTGTTGGACTCTGACGAGGCAGATGTAGTGCCTGTTGTGCCTCATCAGGTGTTCCTATCTTTAGAGAAACTGTTGAGCTTTTTAAATCAGCATTTTTTGCATATAATCGTCACTGAAGGATCCAGCGAAAATGAGGTCCCAGAGACATTGATGTCAATTTTGGGAGGGTTCATAGCTGACAAGAGCCTTGAGCAGGTTGTGAAGCAATGTCTGGTGCGGGCCATACCCAGCAGCCACAAGGACCTGCAAGAGCTGGACAACATCGTACTCCTCACCAACGAATTCCACAAGAAACTCATGGAGTTGCATTTCATAAACAAGGACAACACAATATTGCAGGACTTTGTTCAGAACGTGAATACACTCTTCGCCAACAAAAAATGTCAGGAAATTTTAGAGCGTGCTCATAAGTTGGTTACGACCGAGGTGCACAATACTATTACAGTGAGTCAAGATCGTCCACTTGGGAAGTTGCCTCCCCTGTGGGAGGGAAAGGACGGGTCTGGAGGGAAGAAGGCCCGTAGAGACGAGGTTACCTCCGCACAGGCTCCCCTCAGTGTCAACACCTTCCGGCTCCCCACATGTCAGATCAG TGCGTCTATCCAGGAGCTGGTCACACTGGCATACGAGACCCTACAGGAAGCGAGCGTGAGCTCTGCCCAGTGTGCCATTCAGCTGTTCTGCGCTGTGCGTGGCATGTTTGAGCTCTACTGCAGTGTCTTCCCCATCTACCACAGGCGCAGTCTCCAGACCCTGCCTCAATTCAGCG CCCTTCACTACACCAACAGCATGTACATTGCCCACCACCTGATGACGCTAGGCCACCAGTTCAGTCGCAAGCTGCCCAGCACCATAAACTCCACATTCGTAGACCTGGTCCCGAAAATTCGGCGCGCGGGATCTGACAGCTTTGTACAGCAACTGAAGAAGCAGAAATCTCAAATGTCCGAGTATCTGTCAGCAGCCAATG GGTTCATGAGTGTGTCCGAGCCAGGAACCCAGGCTGCCAGTGAGAGGGCAGTGAAGCAAGTACTACACCAGCTGCAGCATCTCCACAACATATGGCAGACTGTGCTGCCACCTACCAACTACAGGAAGGCCATTG GAGGGCTACTCAACGGTGTGGTGGTGGAGATCACAGACAGTGTGGTGGCTCTTGAGGACGTCTCGTCTACAGACGCAGCCCACATCTCCAGTCTCATCACCTCCATCGTAGTTCGCGCTGACCAACTGTTCACCATCGACGGCGAGACGAGCAACATCAGTGTTGCCGTGGAAATTCATCGCAATGTGTCCAAGTGGCAGCGGTTGAAGGAGCTGGACATGGTGCTAAATGCCAGTCTGACAGATATTGCTAATCGCTGGGCGGAGGGGAAGGGGCCCCTCGGTGTGGCCTTCTCCGCCAATGAATTAAAGCAGCTGATACGCGCCTTGTTTCAGAACACGGAAAGACGGGCCGCATTGCTGGCGAAAATTAAGTAG